Proteins encoded together in one Streptomyces sp. TLI_171 window:
- a CDS encoding methyltransferase domain-containing protein: MDPANGSGLNTAVERYYDITLDLYEDLWGEHVHHGFWDRGEAPARNGVDRHAATDRLVRELVDYAELPAGTRVFDVGCGIGGPALQLAGPLGCTVEGVTLSARQAARATEKARAAGLSDRARFHQLDALHTEFPDASFGAVWAVESLMHIADRPAFFAEALRLLRPGGILAVATWAVRDGALDPAEQELVRQILIHQVMPDFSSLEEHERLARAAGFTDVATADWSANVANSWDPGFAEIPQYDRGPGVMRDLARERGVDVLRFFHAGPLMKKGFDTGVITYGALRATKPQSDAGPQQ, from the coding sequence GTGGACCCAGCGAACGGCTCCGGCCTGAACACCGCCGTGGAGCGCTACTACGACATCACCCTCGACCTGTACGAGGACCTGTGGGGCGAACACGTCCACCACGGATTCTGGGACCGGGGGGAGGCCCCGGCCCGGAACGGGGTCGACCGGCACGCCGCCACCGACCGGCTGGTCCGCGAACTGGTGGACTACGCCGAACTGCCGGCCGGCACGCGGGTGTTCGACGTCGGCTGCGGCATCGGCGGACCCGCCCTGCAACTGGCCGGCCCGCTCGGCTGCACCGTCGAGGGCGTCACCCTCAGCGCCCGGCAGGCCGCCCGTGCCACCGAGAAGGCCCGCGCCGCCGGCCTTTCCGACCGCGCGCGCTTCCACCAACTCGACGCCCTGCACACCGAGTTCCCCGACGCCTCGTTCGGCGCCGTGTGGGCCGTCGAGAGCCTGATGCACATCGCCGACCGGCCCGCCTTCTTCGCCGAGGCACTGCGCCTGCTGCGCCCCGGCGGCATCCTCGCCGTCGCCACCTGGGCCGTCCGCGACGGCGCCCTCGACCCCGCGGAGCAGGAACTCGTCCGGCAGATCCTGATCCACCAGGTGATGCCCGACTTCTCGTCCCTGGAGGAACACGAACGCCTGGCCCGCGCCGCCGGATTCACCGACGTCGCCACCGCCGACTGGAGCGCCAACGTCGCCAACTCCTGGGACCCGGGCTTCGCCGAGATCCCGCAGTACGACCGCGGCCCCGGCGTGATGCGAGACCTGGCCCGCGAACGCGGCGTCGACGTGCTCCGCTTCTTCCACGCCGGCCCGCTGATGAAGAAGGGCTTCGACACCGGCGTCATCACCTACGGCGCCCTGCGCGCCACCAAGCCGCAGTCGGACGCCGGCCCGCAGCAATGA
- a CDS encoding glycosyltransferase: MVEALRPLGDRVQAIIAAPDGTVPDPPPHILVRPRVPVLELLPRLDAVVSHGGLNTVCETLAHGVPLVIAPIKGDQPINAAQVVAAGAGRRVRFASVRPEPLRAELLAVLDDPGYAAAARRIAASFAAAGGAATAADHLETLLTAAARAEALRAGADGPETRCAGPDDLEAPLTAAARAEAPLGVADPVPTEPSNEGDIRT, translated from the coding sequence GTGGTCGAGGCCCTGCGTCCGCTCGGCGACCGCGTCCAGGCGATCATCGCCGCGCCGGACGGCACCGTCCCCGACCCGCCCCCGCACATCCTGGTCCGGCCCCGGGTCCCCGTCCTGGAACTCCTGCCGCGACTGGACGCCGTGGTCAGCCACGGCGGCCTGAACACCGTCTGCGAGACGCTCGCCCACGGGGTACCGCTGGTGATCGCCCCCATCAAGGGCGACCAGCCGATCAACGCCGCCCAGGTCGTCGCCGCCGGCGCCGGCCGGCGCGTCCGCTTCGCGAGCGTCCGCCCCGAACCGCTGCGCGCCGAACTGCTGGCCGTCCTCGACGACCCCGGCTACGCCGCGGCCGCCCGGCGGATCGCCGCCTCCTTCGCCGCCGCCGGTGGAGCGGCCACCGCCGCCGACCACCTGGAGACGCTACTGACCGCCGCCGCGCGGGCGGAGGCGCTCCGCGCCGGGGCCGACGGGCCGGAGACCCGGTGCGCCGGGCCGGACGACCTGGAAGCACCGCTCACCGCCGCGGCGCGGGCGGAGGCGCCGCTCGGGGTGGCGGACCCCGTACCGACCGAACCGTCCAACGAGGGAGACATCCGGACATGA
- a CDS encoding ABC transporter permease, whose translation MKTLHDTWLVFQRHLLLMARSPLQIALGIAQPVVYLALFAPLLKPALSSMGAGSMADAYRIYVPGMLVALALGGGLYVGFGLLAELGSGVIERARVTPVSRVALLLGRSLRDVVTLAVQAAMIIVLALPLGLAVRLQDLLLAYLLLALISLSSAAISYGLALRIGNPDTLGQVVNNLAQPLMLLSGTLLPLALAPLWLRRVADWNPFSWAVTGMRELFAGHPGDAAVGRSLALMAAVALAALIWSARQFARAVR comes from the coding sequence ATGAAGACGCTCCACGACACGTGGCTGGTGTTTCAGCGCCACCTGCTGCTGATGGCCAGGTCGCCGCTGCAGATCGCTCTCGGGATCGCCCAACCGGTCGTCTACCTGGCGCTGTTCGCCCCGCTGCTGAAGCCCGCGCTGTCCTCGATGGGGGCGGGCTCGATGGCCGACGCGTACCGGATCTACGTGCCCGGCATGCTGGTCGCGCTCGCCCTCGGCGGCGGCCTCTACGTCGGCTTCGGCCTGCTGGCCGAACTCGGCTCCGGCGTGATCGAGCGGGCCAGGGTGACCCCGGTCAGCCGGGTCGCCCTGCTGCTCGGCCGGTCGCTGCGCGACGTCGTCACGCTCGCCGTCCAAGCCGCCATGATCATCGTGTTGGCGCTGCCGCTCGGCCTCGCCGTCCGCCTCCAGGACCTGCTGCTCGCCTACCTGCTGCTCGCCCTGATCTCCCTGAGCAGCGCCGCGATCTCGTACGGCCTCGCCCTGCGGATCGGCAACCCCGACACCCTCGGGCAGGTCGTCAACAACCTCGCCCAGCCGCTGATGCTGCTCTCCGGAACCCTGCTGCCGCTCGCCCTCGCCCCGCTCTGGCTGCGCCGCGTCGCCGACTGGAACCCGTTCAGCTGGGCCGTCACCGGCATGCGCGAGCTGTTCGCCGGCCACCCCGGGGACGCCGCGGTCGGCCGCAGCCTCGCCCTGATGGCCGCCGTCGCCCTCGCCGCCCTGATCTGGTCGGCCCGCCAGTTCGCCCGCGCCGTCCGCTGA
- a CDS encoding ATP-binding cassette domain-containing protein translates to MIETSGLRKSYRTGRRRTTSTVDAVTGLDLSVAEGEIFGFLGPNGAGKTTTLRMLATLLRPDGGAATVAGADLLARPDQVRQQIGYVAQGGGTWDEVTAREELVLQARMHGLPKAEAARRAEAAVAAFDLTEYADRHCRTYSGGQRRRVDLAMGVVHRPKVLFLDEPTSGLDPASRARLWAEVRRLRDQGLTVFLTTHYLDEADVLCDRIAIIDGGAVVAEDTPAALKRSIAGEVVTVGVAEPDHADKALHVLAGQACVRTAESREDGSLRLSVDAGESAMPQIMRTLADAGIETATIELHRPTLDDVFLARTGRSLRES, encoded by the coding sequence ATGATCGAGACCAGCGGACTGCGGAAGTCCTACCGCACCGGACGGCGCAGGACGACCAGCACCGTCGACGCGGTGACCGGCCTGGACCTCAGCGTGGCCGAGGGCGAGATCTTCGGGTTCCTCGGCCCGAACGGCGCGGGCAAGACCACCACGCTGCGGATGCTCGCCACCCTGCTGCGCCCCGACGGCGGCGCCGCCACGGTGGCCGGCGCCGACCTGCTGGCCCGCCCCGACCAGGTGCGGCAGCAGATCGGCTACGTCGCCCAGGGCGGCGGCACCTGGGACGAGGTGACGGCCCGTGAGGAACTCGTCCTGCAGGCCCGGATGCACGGCCTCCCGAAGGCCGAGGCCGCCCGCCGCGCCGAGGCCGCCGTCGCCGCCTTCGACCTCACCGAGTACGCCGACCGCCACTGCCGCACCTACTCCGGCGGCCAGCGCCGCCGGGTCGACCTCGCCATGGGCGTCGTCCACCGCCCCAAGGTGCTGTTCCTCGACGAACCCACCTCCGGCCTCGACCCGGCCAGCCGGGCCCGGCTCTGGGCGGAGGTGCGGCGGCTGCGCGACCAGGGCCTGACCGTCTTCCTCACCACGCACTACCTGGACGAGGCCGACGTGCTCTGCGACCGGATCGCCATCATCGACGGCGGCGCCGTGGTCGCCGAGGACACCCCGGCCGCCCTCAAGCGCTCCATCGCCGGCGAGGTCGTCACCGTGGGCGTCGCCGAACCCGACCACGCCGACAAGGCCCTGCACGTGCTGGCCGGCCAGGCGTGCGTGCGCACCGCCGAGTCCCGCGAGGACGGCAGCCTGCGGCTGTCCGTCGACGCCGGCGAGTCCGCGATGCCGCAGATCATGCGCACGCTCGCCGACGCCGGAATCGAGACCGCCACCATCGAACTGCACCGCCCCACCCTCGACGACGTTTTCCTCGCCCGCACCGGCCGCTCGCTGCGGGAGTCCTGA